The following coding sequences lie in one Microbacterium sp. XT11 genomic window:
- a CDS encoding Sir2 family NAD-dependent protein deacetylase, whose translation MPDDEFRARISQAADLLRGRRIALLTGAGISTDSGIPAYRGEGARTRSDPMTIDRYLGDEAARRRYWVGGHLGWRAFAAAEPNPGHLALAAMEAEGVVSGVITQNVDGLHLRAGSSHVIEVHGTMRRVLCLHCGQVFDRRDVAAQIEDLNPWISVPENVALAPDGDVLPESTDGFIVPTCTVCGGTLKPDVVFFGEFVPRGRFAAAESLLRASSALIVAGSSLVVNSGVRLVERARRRSIPLVIVNREPTRADAWADLTIPAGTSEVLPALHDLMSPTSDRTPTTERSGTP comes from the coding sequence ATGCCAGACGACGAGTTCCGTGCTCGGATCTCGCAGGCGGCCGACCTCCTCCGCGGGCGCCGGATCGCCCTCCTCACCGGGGCGGGCATCTCCACCGATTCGGGCATCCCCGCGTATCGCGGAGAGGGTGCGCGCACACGCTCCGACCCGATGACCATCGACCGCTACCTCGGAGACGAGGCGGCCCGTCGGCGCTACTGGGTCGGCGGCCACCTGGGATGGCGGGCCTTCGCCGCCGCCGAGCCGAACCCTGGCCACCTCGCTCTCGCCGCGATGGAGGCGGAGGGCGTGGTCTCAGGTGTGATCACCCAGAACGTGGACGGCCTGCATCTGCGGGCAGGCAGCTCACACGTGATCGAAGTCCACGGCACCATGCGCCGTGTGCTGTGCCTGCACTGCGGCCAGGTCTTCGACCGGCGCGACGTCGCAGCGCAGATCGAAGACCTCAACCCCTGGATCTCCGTGCCCGAGAACGTGGCGCTCGCGCCCGACGGCGACGTGCTGCCGGAGAGCACCGATGGCTTCATCGTCCCGACCTGCACCGTGTGCGGCGGGACGCTGAAGCCCGATGTCGTGTTCTTCGGCGAGTTCGTTCCGCGCGGGCGGTTTGCTGCGGCGGAGTCGCTCCTGCGCGCGAGCAGCGCCTTGATCGTCGCGGGGTCGTCCCTGGTCGTGAACTCGGGCGTCCGGCTCGTCGAGCGCGCCCGCCGGCGCAGCATCCCGCTCGTGATCGTGAACCGCGAGCCCACGCGGGCCGACGCCTGGGCCGACCTCACCATCCCTGCAGGCACGAGCGAGGTGCTCCCGGCGCTGCACGACCTGATGTCTCCGACGAGCGACCGGACGCCGACGACGGAAAGGAGCGGCACGCCGTGA
- a CDS encoding TrmH family RNA methyltransferase — MEIIEIGRADDPRLDDFRSLTDTALRQRTEPAGGLYIAESEKVIQRAVAAGHRPRSLMVQRRWLDGIRALLHGHDVPVYVVPDEVAEGVTGFAVHRGALASMHRPDLPPVAGLVQHATLVLVLDGLGDHTNVGAAFRAAAGLGADAVLVSPRCADPLYRRSVRVSMGTVFHVPWTRMETWESGIAELHAAGVTIAALALRDDAVPLDRFVRQRPPKVALVLGSEGEGLSEETIASADVAVTIPMSGGVDSLNVASAAAVAMWALRH, encoded by the coding sequence ATGGAGATCATCGAGATCGGCCGCGCCGACGACCCGCGTCTTGACGACTTCCGCTCGCTCACCGACACCGCGCTGCGGCAGCGGACCGAGCCCGCGGGCGGCCTGTACATCGCAGAGTCGGAGAAGGTCATCCAGCGCGCCGTCGCGGCGGGGCATCGGCCGCGATCGCTCATGGTGCAGCGGCGGTGGCTCGACGGCATCCGCGCATTGCTGCATGGTCACGACGTCCCGGTGTACGTCGTGCCGGACGAGGTCGCAGAGGGCGTGACCGGCTTCGCCGTGCACCGTGGCGCGCTCGCCTCGATGCATCGTCCTGACCTGCCGCCCGTCGCCGGGCTCGTGCAGCACGCCACCCTGGTGCTCGTGCTCGACGGTCTCGGCGACCACACCAACGTCGGCGCGGCCTTCCGCGCCGCCGCCGGGCTCGGGGCGGATGCCGTGCTGGTCTCGCCCCGCTGCGCGGATCCGCTGTATCGACGCAGCGTGCGGGTGAGCATGGGCACGGTGTTCCACGTCCCGTGGACGCGCATGGAGACGTGGGAGTCCGGCATCGCGGAACTGCACGCAGCCGGCGTGACGATCGCGGCGCTGGCTCTCCGAGACGACGCGGTTCCGCTCGACCGCTTCGTCCGGCAGCGCCCGCCGAAGGTCGCCCTCGTCCTCGGGTCGGAGGGGGAGGGGCTCTCCGAGGAGACGATCGCCTCGGCGGATGTCGCCGTGACCATCCCGATGTCGGGCGGCGTCGACTCGCTCAACGTGGCGTCAGCGGCAGCCGTGGCGATGTGGGCGCTGCGCCACTGA
- a CDS encoding SGNH/GDSL hydrolase family protein, whose amino-acid sequence MTDQDSTRTPYVPNDTPHPWRRFVAVGDSFTEGIGDPDPNVPGGHRGWADRVAEVLSQQVDDFAYANLAVRGKLIAQIVQDQIEPAVALRPDLVSICAGGNDVIRPGTDPDAIAAQLEDAVARLASTGAAVVLFTGIDTAFTPVFRPFRGKVAIYNENVRAIAERHDCIVADQWALKVVQDPRFFDDDRLHYNALGHHEVARMVLRALNVPNDLEAMQPEPLPVRTWREARSEDLGWAREHLVPWVLRRLRHQSSGDNVAAKRPEPAPVVRRSEPQD is encoded by the coding sequence ATGACCGACCAGGATTCGACACGCACCCCGTACGTCCCGAACGACACCCCGCACCCCTGGCGGCGGTTCGTCGCCGTGGGCGACTCCTTCACCGAAGGGATCGGCGACCCGGATCCGAACGTGCCGGGCGGGCATCGAGGGTGGGCGGATCGCGTCGCCGAGGTGCTGTCGCAGCAGGTCGACGACTTCGCGTACGCCAACCTCGCGGTCAGGGGGAAGCTGATCGCCCAGATCGTGCAGGATCAGATCGAGCCGGCTGTCGCGCTGCGCCCCGATCTGGTCTCCATCTGCGCAGGCGGCAACGACGTCATCCGTCCTGGTACCGATCCCGATGCGATCGCCGCCCAGCTGGAGGATGCCGTCGCGCGGCTCGCATCGACCGGCGCAGCCGTGGTGCTGTTCACCGGCATCGACACCGCCTTCACGCCGGTGTTCCGGCCGTTCCGCGGCAAGGTCGCGATCTACAACGAGAACGTTCGGGCCATCGCCGAACGCCACGACTGCATCGTCGCCGATCAATGGGCGCTCAAGGTCGTGCAGGACCCCCGCTTCTTCGACGACGACCGGCTGCACTACAACGCGCTCGGACACCACGAAGTCGCGCGCATGGTGCTGCGCGCCCTCAACGTGCCGAACGACCTCGAGGCCATGCAGCCGGAACCGCTGCCCGTGCGGACCTGGCGCGAGGCGCGCAGCGAGGACCTCGGCTGGGCCCGTGAGCACCTCGTCCCGTGGGTGCTGCGGCGGCTGCGCCACCAGTCGTCTGGTGACAACGTCGCGGCGAAGCGCCCAGAGCCGGCTCCTGTCGTCCGTCGGTCCGAGCCGCAGGACTGA
- a CDS encoding DEAD/DEAH box helicase yields MLSPSFPQRAPWGTASKLRAWQQEALEKYFQADQRDFLVAATPGAGKTTFALTLAVELLRMGEVNRVIVVAPTEHLKTQWADAAARVHIRLDPRFKNSHWAPARHYHGVVVTYAQVAAKSSVHRHLTEGAKTLVILDEVHHGGDALSWGDAIRDAYGPATRRLLLSGTPFRSDTAPIPFVQYIPDESGARVSSTDYAYGYGRALADGVVRPVLFHMYAGKMRWRTSAGDELEAYLGQDNTKDVNAQAWRTALDPEGSWMPAVLSAADRRLTEIRHHVPDAGGLVLASDQTVARAYAKILHGITGRQPTIVLSDDASASERIEKFSASDERWMVAVRMVSEGVDVPRLAVGVYATSSSTPLFFAQAIGRFVRARRRGEAASVFLPNVPVLMTLANELEKQRDHALDRHDKDDDGLDDSLLESANREEEASDALTQEFSYQAISSVAHFDRVVFEGKEFGQLAEPGTPEEEEFIGIPGLLEPEHVHELLMQRQARQSRLREAREAKAGAAEATTLPPPLHRTLREQRQLLNSLVGLYARQSGEPHGAVHAELRRMCGGPAVAQATVAQLQARIDVLRKRVRS; encoded by the coding sequence ATGCTTTCTCCGTCCTTTCCTCAGCGTGCCCCGTGGGGCACGGCGAGCAAACTCCGGGCATGGCAGCAGGAGGCGCTCGAGAAGTACTTCCAGGCCGATCAGCGCGATTTCCTCGTGGCGGCCACCCCCGGCGCAGGTAAGACCACGTTCGCGCTCACCCTGGCCGTCGAGCTCCTGCGCATGGGCGAGGTCAATCGGGTCATCGTCGTCGCGCCCACCGAGCACCTCAAGACGCAGTGGGCAGACGCCGCGGCACGGGTGCACATCCGCCTCGATCCGCGCTTCAAGAACAGCCACTGGGCGCCGGCGCGGCACTACCACGGCGTCGTGGTCACCTACGCACAGGTGGCGGCGAAATCCTCCGTCCACCGTCATCTCACCGAAGGCGCGAAGACGCTGGTGATCCTCGACGAGGTGCATCACGGCGGCGATGCGCTCAGCTGGGGCGACGCCATCCGCGACGCCTACGGTCCGGCCACTCGACGCCTTCTCCTCTCCGGTACGCCATTCCGCAGCGACACCGCTCCGATCCCGTTCGTGCAGTACATCCCTGACGAGAGCGGCGCCAGGGTCTCGAGCACCGACTACGCGTATGGATACGGGCGGGCCCTCGCCGACGGTGTCGTGCGTCCCGTCCTGTTCCACATGTACGCGGGCAAGATGCGGTGGCGCACGAGCGCCGGAGACGAGCTCGAAGCCTATCTCGGGCAGGACAACACGAAAGACGTGAATGCGCAGGCGTGGCGCACCGCGCTCGATCCGGAAGGGTCCTGGATGCCCGCCGTGCTCTCGGCGGCCGACCGGCGCCTCACCGAGATCCGTCATCATGTTCCGGATGCCGGGGGGCTCGTACTCGCGTCCGACCAGACCGTCGCCCGCGCATACGCCAAGATCCTGCACGGCATCACCGGAAGGCAGCCGACGATCGTGCTCTCCGATGATGCGTCGGCCTCGGAGCGCATCGAGAAGTTCAGCGCGAGCGATGAGCGCTGGATGGTGGCCGTGCGCATGGTGTCCGAGGGCGTCGACGTGCCCAGGCTGGCAGTGGGCGTGTACGCGACGTCGTCGTCGACACCGCTGTTCTTCGCGCAGGCGATCGGGCGCTTCGTGCGCGCCCGACGCCGCGGCGAGGCCGCGAGCGTGTTCCTTCCGAACGTGCCGGTGCTGATGACCCTCGCAAACGAGCTGGAGAAGCAGCGCGATCACGCCCTCGATCGTCACGACAAGGATGACGACGGCCTCGACGACTCCCTGCTCGAGAGCGCCAACCGTGAGGAGGAGGCCTCCGACGCCCTCACGCAGGAGTTCAGCTACCAGGCGATCTCGTCCGTGGCGCATTTCGACAGAGTCGTCTTCGAGGGCAAGGAGTTCGGCCAGCTCGCCGAGCCGGGCACACCGGAGGAGGAGGAGTTCATCGGCATCCCCGGCCTTCTCGAACCCGAGCACGTGCACGAACTGCTCATGCAGCGTCAGGCGAGGCAGTCGCGGCTGCGTGAGGCGCGCGAAGCGAAGGCGGGCGCAGCCGAGGCCACGACGCTTCCGCCACCGCTGCACCGCACGCTGCGCGAACAACGCCAGCTCCTCAACAGCCTGGTCGGTCTGTACGCGCGGCAGTCGGGTGAGCCGCACGGCGCGGTGCACGCCGAGCTCCGGCGCATGTGCGGAGGTCCTGCTGTCGCGCAAGCGACCGTGGCCCAGTTGCAGGCGCGCATCGACGTGTTGCGCAAGCGCGTCCGTTCGTAG
- a CDS encoding VIT1/CCC1 transporter family protein: MTAPAPAEPTPADRRRWARYLVEERAEGAVYQRLAQRRTGEERDILLSLADAERRHEQHWLDLLGDEPVKLPKAGVRSRLLGWMAGRFGSIFVLALAQSAEARSPYDEERWATPAMRADERVHYEVVRGLAARGRRRLSGSFRAAVFGANDGLVSNLALVLGIGATGVSSGFVLFSGIAGLLAGALSMGAGEFVSVRSQRELLAATEANEDAAASAADLDIDENELALVYRARGMDPDEALERARRIVAAARAGVQRSVTGPIHVHGGDDHEIVGSDWTAALSSFLLFASGAIVPVLPWLFGLAGTTAIVVALILVGVALLSTGAMVGILSGGPPLKRALRQLAIGFGAAAVTYALGLVFGVSAL, translated from the coding sequence ATGACAGCCCCCGCTCCCGCCGAACCGACCCCGGCCGATCGCCGCCGCTGGGCGCGCTACCTTGTCGAGGAGCGCGCGGAGGGAGCCGTGTACCAACGGCTCGCGCAGCGCCGCACGGGGGAGGAGCGTGACATCCTGCTCAGCCTCGCCGATGCCGAGCGTCGGCACGAACAGCACTGGCTCGACCTGCTCGGCGACGAGCCGGTGAAGCTGCCGAAGGCGGGCGTGCGTTCCCGGCTGCTCGGATGGATGGCCGGGCGATTCGGGTCGATCTTCGTCCTCGCACTGGCGCAGAGCGCGGAAGCGCGTTCGCCGTATGACGAGGAGAGGTGGGCGACGCCCGCCATGCGGGCCGATGAGAGGGTGCACTACGAGGTCGTCCGCGGTTTGGCAGCGCGGGGACGTCGTCGCCTGTCCGGCTCGTTCCGCGCCGCGGTCTTCGGCGCGAACGACGGTCTCGTGAGCAACCTCGCCCTGGTGCTCGGCATCGGCGCTACCGGAGTCAGCTCGGGTTTCGTGCTCTTCAGCGGCATCGCAGGTCTGCTGGCAGGGGCGCTGTCGATGGGGGCCGGTGAGTTCGTCTCGGTGCGCTCACAGCGCGAGCTGCTGGCGGCGACGGAGGCGAACGAGGATGCCGCTGCGTCCGCGGCAGACCTCGACATCGACGAGAATGAGCTCGCGCTCGTGTACCGGGCGCGCGGCATGGACCCGGACGAGGCTCTCGAGCGTGCACGGCGCATCGTGGCAGCAGCGCGCGCGGGCGTCCAGCGCTCGGTGACAGGACCGATCCACGTCCACGGCGGGGACGACCACGAGATCGTCGGCAGCGACTGGACCGCCGCACTGTCGAGCTTCCTCCTGTTCGCATCCGGTGCGATCGTCCCGGTGCTGCCGTGGCTCTTCGGACTCGCCGGCACCACCGCGATCGTGGTGGCGCTGATCCTGGTCGGCGTGGCGCTTCTGTCCACGGGCGCGATGGTCGGCATCCTCTCCGGCGGTCCTCCGCTGAAGCGCGCGCTGCGTCAGCTGGCCATCGGGTTCGGTGCGGCCGCCGTGACCTACGCGCTCGGGCTCGTGTTCGGAGTGAGCGCCTTGTAG
- a CDS encoding M20/M25/M40 family metallo-hydrolase — protein MSDPSLPEVVRVARDLIRFDTSNYGGGRANGEREAAEYVGAYLQDLSLPVEYYEPAPRRTNVMARVPGRDRAKPALVVHGHLDVVPAMAEEWSVDPFAGIVRDGLLWGRGAVDMKNMDAMILTAVGDILRSGEQPERDLILTFFADEENGGVEGSALVVRDRPEWFAGAAEAISEVGGYSITVDDRRAYLLQVGEKALIWLRLVAKGQAGHGSRLHDDNAVTKLAEAVAAIGRTRWPVRLTPTTEALLAGLGDLTGRPTDDPDALAAAAGPAEAFLRSTFRTTANPTALTAGYKHNVIPERAEALVDVRVLPGTEDDVLAELQQIVGDEIVIETVVRDIGMETSFSGDLVDAMVASIGRFDPGVPVIPYLLGAGTDNKALATLGITGYGFAPLRLPADLDFTGMFHGVDERVPVDSLVFGQQVLADLLRTY, from the coding sequence ATGTCTGATCCCTCGCTTCCCGAGGTCGTGCGTGTCGCGCGTGACCTCATCCGCTTCGACACCTCCAACTACGGCGGGGGGCGCGCCAACGGCGAACGCGAGGCGGCGGAGTACGTGGGGGCGTATCTGCAGGACCTCAGCCTCCCCGTCGAGTACTACGAGCCGGCCCCGCGCCGGACCAACGTCATGGCGCGTGTACCCGGACGCGACAGGGCGAAACCGGCGTTGGTCGTGCACGGTCACCTCGACGTCGTGCCGGCCATGGCGGAGGAATGGAGCGTCGACCCGTTCGCAGGCATCGTGCGGGACGGCCTGCTGTGGGGACGCGGTGCCGTGGACATGAAGAACATGGACGCCATGATCCTCACGGCGGTCGGCGACATCCTCCGGTCGGGGGAGCAGCCGGAGCGCGACCTGATCCTGACGTTCTTCGCGGACGAGGAGAACGGCGGCGTCGAAGGGTCCGCGCTCGTCGTCCGCGACCGTCCCGAGTGGTTCGCGGGTGCCGCGGAGGCGATCAGCGAGGTCGGCGGCTACTCGATCACCGTCGACGACCGTCGTGCCTATCTGCTGCAGGTGGGGGAGAAGGCTCTCATCTGGCTCCGGCTCGTGGCGAAGGGGCAGGCAGGGCACGGGAGCCGCCTCCATGACGACAACGCCGTGACGAAGCTGGCCGAGGCCGTCGCAGCCATCGGGCGCACGCGCTGGCCCGTGCGCCTCACGCCCACCACCGAAGCGCTCCTCGCAGGGCTGGGAGACCTCACCGGCCGGCCAACGGACGACCCAGATGCGCTTGCAGCCGCGGCGGGTCCCGCCGAGGCGTTCCTGCGTTCGACGTTCCGCACCACAGCCAATCCCACGGCGCTCACGGCCGGGTACAAGCACAACGTGATCCCTGAACGCGCCGAGGCCCTTGTCGACGTCCGTGTCCTCCCGGGCACGGAGGACGATGTGCTCGCTGAGCTGCAGCAGATCGTCGGCGACGAGATCGTGATCGAGACCGTGGTGCGCGACATCGGAATGGAGACGTCGTTCTCCGGAGACCTCGTCGACGCCATGGTCGCGAGCATCGGCCGGTTCGACCCGGGCGTGCCTGTCATCCCGTACCTCCTCGGCGCAGGCACCGACAACAAGGCGTTGGCGACGCTCGGGATCACCGGGTACGGCTTCGCCCCGCTGCGACTCCCTGCCGATCTCGACTTCACGGGCATGTTCCACGGTGTCGACGAGCGGGTACCCGTAGACTCTCTTGTCTTCGGTCAGCAGGTTCTGGCCGATCTCCTGCGCACGTACTGA
- a CDS encoding undecaprenyl-diphosphate phosphatase, which translates to MHLLEALILGIVQGLTEFLPISSSAHLRILGTFLPSGEDPGAAFTAITQIGTEAAVVVFFWRDIVRIIGQWFRSLVGKAPRTDPDARMGWMIIIGSIPIVVLGLLFQDQIESVLRSLWIVAVMLIVFGILLGVADRVGAKRRSLNDLTYPHGVAYGFAQALALIPGVSRSGGTITMGLFLGYERAAAARYAFLLAIPAVFGSGFYQVFKSWDEPGQFFTFGETLAATGIAFVVALGVIAFFMNWISKRSFMPFVIYRILLGTALLVLLAAGVIPA; encoded by the coding sequence ATGCACCTGCTCGAAGCGCTCATCCTCGGCATCGTGCAGGGACTCACCGAGTTCCTGCCCATCTCGTCCAGCGCGCACCTGCGCATCCTCGGCACTTTCCTGCCGTCGGGGGAGGACCCGGGAGCGGCGTTCACCGCGATCACGCAGATCGGAACAGAAGCGGCGGTCGTCGTCTTCTTCTGGCGCGACATCGTGCGCATCATCGGTCAGTGGTTCCGGTCGCTCGTCGGCAAGGCTCCGCGGACGGATCCGGACGCTCGGATGGGGTGGATGATCATCATCGGCAGCATCCCGATCGTCGTGCTCGGCCTGCTCTTCCAGGACCAGATCGAGAGCGTGCTCCGTTCGCTGTGGATCGTCGCCGTCATGCTCATCGTCTTCGGCATCCTGCTCGGCGTCGCGGACCGAGTCGGCGCCAAGCGTCGTTCGCTGAACGACCTCACGTATCCCCACGGCGTGGCGTACGGGTTCGCACAGGCGCTCGCGCTCATCCCCGGCGTCTCGCGCTCGGGCGGGACGATCACGATGGGTCTGTTCCTCGGCTATGAGCGCGCGGCCGCCGCGCGCTACGCCTTCCTGCTGGCGATCCCCGCGGTGTTCGGCAGCGGCTTCTACCAGGTGTTCAAGAGCTGGGACGAACCGGGGCAGTTCTTCACGTTCGGTGAGACCCTCGCCGCCACCGGAATCGCGTTCGTCGTCGCACTGGGTGTCATCGCGTTCTTCATGAACTGGATCTCGAAGCGCAGCTTCATGCCCTTCGTCATCTACCGCATCCTGCTCGGAACCGCGCTGCTTGTCCTGCTCGCCGCCGGAGTGATCCCGGCCTGA
- a CDS encoding PAC2 family protein: MDVLGSRIIIAAFDGWNDAGEAASGAIAALRAMTDYDLVHSVDPELYFDYQYTRPATTMDAEGHRQLTWPEAGLWRPRDPGSGPELWLLTGVEPARTWQAFAAEFVDVMLRDDVSGLVTLGAMLSDVPHTRPISVFASSQNEDVREAHGLERSLYEGPVGILSVFEHFAENAGIPTASLWASVPHYVASATPSPKVTLALLDRLEELTGVDVPRERLRTDAAAWEASIDAAAADDEDMTEYIRQLERTRDTWDSPEASGDAIAQAFERYLRRRGDDPGDRKR, encoded by the coding sequence ATGGATGTTCTCGGATCTCGGATCATCATCGCAGCCTTCGACGGCTGGAACGACGCCGGAGAGGCTGCCAGCGGAGCCATCGCCGCACTGCGCGCGATGACCGACTACGACCTCGTGCACTCGGTCGACCCTGAGCTGTACTTCGACTATCAGTACACGCGACCCGCGACCACGATGGACGCCGAAGGGCACCGGCAGCTGACCTGGCCGGAAGCCGGGCTCTGGCGGCCGCGCGATCCCGGGTCCGGCCCGGAGCTCTGGTTGCTCACCGGGGTCGAGCCGGCTCGCACCTGGCAGGCATTCGCGGCCGAGTTCGTCGACGTGATGCTCAGAGACGATGTCTCGGGCCTGGTCACCCTCGGTGCCATGCTGTCCGACGTCCCGCATACGCGTCCGATCTCGGTCTTCGCATCGAGCCAGAACGAGGACGTCCGCGAGGCGCACGGGCTCGAGCGGTCGCTCTACGAAGGTCCTGTCGGCATACTCAGCGTCTTCGAGCACTTCGCCGAGAACGCCGGGATCCCGACGGCGAGTCTGTGGGCGAGCGTGCCGCACTACGTCGCGTCCGCCACCCCTTCACCGAAGGTGACCCTCGCGCTTCTCGATCGGCTCGAGGAGCTCACCGGCGTCGATGTGCCGCGGGAACGTCTGCGTACGGACGCGGCGGCCTGGGAGGCGTCGATCGACGCCGCTGCGGCCGACGATGAAGACATGACCGAGTACATCCGGCAGCTGGAGCGGACCCGAGACACGTGGGACTCCCCCGAAGCCTCGGGAGACGCCATCGCCCAGGCGTTCGAGCGCTATCTCCGCCGGCGCGGAGACGACCCGGGCGACCGCAAGCGCTGA
- a CDS encoding HAD family hydrolase, with protein sequence MSRQPRAVLWDMDGTLVDTEPHWMAAETALVESYGGTWTHEDALQLVGNGLIDSALILQRAGVDMEADAIVSQLTDAVQEALRTQGVPFRPGARELLQDLRRAGIPTALVTMSLRRMALGVVDLIDFDAFDHVVAGDDVAQPKPHPEPYLRAAELLGVDITDAVVIEDSPTGLRAGLSSGAVTLGVPHIVPLAGLGAHELWPTLASRTAADLSDLFDRLSTLTGAAR encoded by the coding sequence GTGAGCAGACAGCCCCGCGCGGTCCTCTGGGACATGGATGGAACACTCGTCGACACCGAGCCGCACTGGATGGCGGCGGAGACGGCGCTCGTGGAGTCCTACGGCGGGACGTGGACGCACGAGGACGCGCTTCAGCTGGTGGGCAACGGGCTCATCGACAGCGCCCTCATCCTGCAGCGCGCCGGGGTGGACATGGAAGCCGACGCGATCGTCTCGCAGTTGACCGATGCGGTGCAGGAGGCGTTGCGGACGCAGGGCGTCCCCTTCCGGCCCGGTGCACGGGAGCTCCTGCAGGATCTGCGTCGCGCCGGCATCCCCACCGCTCTCGTGACGATGTCCTTGCGACGCATGGCGCTCGGCGTCGTCGACCTCATCGACTTCGACGCGTTCGACCATGTCGTCGCGGGAGACGACGTCGCCCAGCCGAAACCGCACCCCGAGCCCTACCTGCGCGCGGCGGAGCTGCTGGGCGTCGACATCACGGATGCCGTCGTCATCGAAGACTCGCCGACGGGCCTGCGGGCCGGCCTGTCGTCCGGCGCGGTCACGCTCGGCGTCCCGCACATCGTCCCGCTGGCGGGACTCGGCGCGCACGAACTGTGGCCGACGCTCGCTTCGCGCACAGCCGCAGATCTGTCCGACCTCTTCGACCGCCTGAGCACGCTGACAGGAGCCGCCCGATGA
- a CDS encoding tRNA (adenine-N1)-methyltransferase: protein MTEPTAKRPSGPFREGDRVQLTGPKGRMHTITLTADGELHTHHGVLFHRDLVGLPDGSVVTNSSGHEYLALRPLLRDFAMSMPRGAAIVYPKDAAQIVMQADIFPGAVVVEAGVGSGALSLALLRAIGADGRLVSFERRQEFADVATANVETFFGRIPDTWEVAVGDLAEELPERFAAGTVDRVVLDMLAPWECIDAVADALAPGGVVLCYVATATQLSRVAEYIRNTGLFTDPDASETMVRGWHVEGLAVRPDHRMVAHTGFLLTARRLAPGAVAPTVKRRASKSSYGDDDVELWTPGAVGDRDITDKNLRKRAREAAKAAEGARRAAASRESEAATE, encoded by the coding sequence ATGACCGAACCCACCGCGAAGCGGCCGAGCGGACCGTTCCGAGAGGGCGACCGCGTGCAGCTCACCGGCCCCAAGGGGCGCATGCACACCATCACCCTCACCGCCGACGGCGAGCTGCACACGCACCACGGTGTGCTCTTCCACCGCGACCTCGTGGGTCTCCCCGACGGATCGGTCGTCACCAACAGCTCCGGCCACGAGTACCTGGCGCTCCGGCCGCTGCTGCGGGATTTCGCGATGTCGATGCCGCGGGGTGCCGCGATCGTCTACCCGAAGGACGCCGCGCAGATCGTCATGCAGGCCGACATCTTCCCCGGTGCCGTGGTCGTCGAGGCGGGAGTGGGCTCCGGGGCGCTGTCGCTTGCCCTGCTGCGAGCCATCGGCGCCGACGGCCGCCTGGTGTCGTTCGAGAGGCGCCAGGAGTTCGCGGACGTCGCCACCGCCAACGTCGAGACGTTCTTCGGACGGATCCCCGACACGTGGGAGGTCGCGGTCGGAGACCTCGCAGAGGAGCTTCCCGAGCGTTTCGCAGCAGGCACGGTGGACCGCGTCGTGCTGGACATGCTGGCGCCATGGGAGTGCATTGATGCGGTCGCCGATGCGCTCGCACCGGGAGGCGTGGTGCTCTGCTATGTCGCGACCGCCACGCAGCTCTCACGCGTCGCCGAGTACATCAGGAATACGGGCCTCTTCACCGACCCCGATGCGTCGGAGACCATGGTCCGCGGTTGGCATGTCGAAGGCCTCGCCGTGCGCCCGGACCACCGCATGGTCGCGCACACGGGTTTCCTCCTCACCGCGCGTCGGCTCGCCCCCGGAGCCGTCGCTCCGACGGTGAAGCGGCGCGCTTCGAAGTCGAGCTATGGAGATGACGACGTGGAGCTGTGGACCCCTGGCGCTGTCGGAGACCGCGATATCACCGACAAGAACCTCCGCAAGCGCGCGAGGGAAGCAGCCAAGGCCGCTGAGGGTGCGCGTCGTGCCGCCGCGTCGCGCGAATCGGAGGCCGCGACGGAATAG